The Akkermansia sp. N21116 genome includes a region encoding these proteins:
- a CDS encoding transketolase C-terminal domain-containing protein, with product MSITYIDAIRDAQEDLLREDPDVFIYGQDIGVFGGAFKATKYLKERFPGRVIDAPISEDAMTGLAIGAAIAGKKPILEVQFADFSTIALNQIANMASTHYYRTGVPVNMTVRLPSGGTPGGGPFHSQCVEALFAHFPGLHVMTPATVADAYWMLRQAVELPDPVIFMEHKFLYRWLKAESYRDEPVLPFGQARVARPGKHATVVAYSAMVHEAVRAADLLEEEGGYEVEVVDLRTVKPLDIDTIIASVARTGRVLVVGEDFPWGGVTAEVVSRIVAEGFHLLDAPPMRLNAKDCPIPKHPNLWKVHRPTLESIASAIRHLLAI from the coding sequence ATGAGCATTACATACATTGACGCCATCAGGGATGCCCAGGAGGACCTGCTGAGGGAAGATCCCGATGTGTTTATCTACGGCCAGGACATCGGCGTCTTCGGCGGCGCTTTCAAGGCGACGAAGTACTTGAAGGAACGGTTTCCCGGCCGTGTGATCGATGCCCCGATCAGCGAAGATGCGATGACTGGATTGGCTATCGGCGCCGCTATTGCGGGGAAGAAGCCTATTCTCGAGGTTCAGTTTGCCGATTTCAGTACGATTGCTCTGAACCAGATTGCCAATATGGCATCCACCCATTACTACCGGACGGGTGTACCCGTCAACATGACGGTGCGTCTGCCCAGCGGGGGGACGCCAGGCGGCGGTCCCTTCCACAGCCAGTGCGTCGAAGCCCTGTTTGCCCATTTCCCGGGCTTGCACGTGATGACGCCTGCAACCGTAGCCGATGCCTACTGGATGCTCCGCCAGGCGGTCGAGTTGCCGGATCCGGTCATTTTCATGGAGCACAAGTTCCTGTACCGCTGGCTGAAGGCCGAGTCATACCGCGATGAACCGGTTCTGCCTTTTGGGCAGGCCCGCGTCGCCCGCCCGGGCAAGCATGCGACGGTGGTAGCGTACAGTGCGATGGTGCACGAGGCAGTGCGTGCTGCCGATTTGCTGGAAGAGGAAGGTGGGTACGAGGTGGAAGTTGTCGATTTGAGGACGGTCAAGCCGCTTGATATTGATACGATTATTGCTTCCGTGGCTCGCACGGGACGCGTTCTCGTTGTGGGCGAGGATTTCCCGTGGGGAGGCGTTACGGCCGAGGTCGTTTCACGCATTGTCGCGGAAGGATTCCACTTGTTGGATGCACCTCCGATGAGGCTCAATGCCAAGGACTGCCCGATTCCCAAACATCCGAACCTGTGGAAGGTTCACCGCCCGACGCTGGAATCCATTGCTTCCGCTATCCGCCATCTTCTTGCTATTTAA
- a CDS encoding dihydrolipoamide acetyltransferase family protein produces the protein MPKVPILMPQLGESIAEATVLRLLVSTGEKVEADQEIFEVETNKATMGVTTVCSGVLTDILIKEGDSVVVGSCMAMVEASEEEIERSGARPLGDDEAPSLPGSPESVPTLPSTDGGAGNDTGVHFQVIGEFREQSNPVVQPSVRGLPVPVGMKGAHYLSPRMKARMDELGMRASDIAFITGSGSGGRVTIDDLEDFLDYVKEWPKKRASSMRLAVADSMRRSWTRPLASAGRPVYMDPVLKHRSNHPRRPGVTLYFVRAFALALAEHPECAGYLVGENILMPRSIDIGIAAQVADGVMVPVLRRVNEFTLDELLDEYNRLIALSRSRRLSMEEQTGGIATVTNFGGFGLTMASPMPMPSESLILGVGAVTKAPVWSDEVEAFIPVSKANIVGTFDHRVIDGGDAGRLLRRVAELLQRPEYL, from the coding sequence ATGCCGAAAGTACCCATTCTCATGCCGCAGCTCGGTGAGTCGATCGCCGAGGCAACCGTGTTGCGCCTGCTTGTTTCCACGGGTGAAAAGGTTGAAGCCGATCAGGAAATCTTCGAGGTGGAAACCAACAAGGCCACCATGGGGGTGACGACGGTTTGCAGCGGTGTCCTGACGGACATTCTAATCAAGGAAGGCGATTCCGTCGTTGTCGGTTCCTGCATGGCCATGGTGGAAGCGAGCGAGGAAGAAATCGAACGCTCGGGAGCCCGGCCGCTGGGCGATGACGAAGCTCCGTCCCTGCCTGGCAGTCCGGAATCCGTCCCGACACTGCCTTCTACCGACGGAGGCGCGGGAAATGATACCGGAGTCCACTTCCAGGTGATCGGTGAATTCCGGGAACAATCCAATCCTGTCGTCCAGCCGAGCGTCCGCGGTCTGCCTGTCCCTGTAGGGATGAAGGGAGCCCACTATCTGTCTCCCCGCATGAAGGCCCGGATGGATGAATTGGGGATGCGCGCTTCCGATATTGCGTTTATTACCGGTTCCGGTTCCGGTGGCCGCGTAACGATTGACGACTTGGAAGACTTTCTGGATTACGTGAAGGAGTGGCCGAAGAAGCGCGCTTCTTCCATGCGTCTGGCCGTGGCCGATTCCATGCGCCGGAGTTGGACTCGTCCGCTGGCTTCCGCCGGAAGGCCGGTGTATATGGATCCGGTGCTGAAGCACCGTTCGAACCATCCGCGCCGTCCCGGCGTGACTTTATATTTCGTCCGTGCCTTTGCCTTGGCTTTGGCGGAACATCCGGAATGCGCCGGTTACCTCGTCGGTGAGAATATTCTGATGCCCAGGTCGATCGATATCGGTATCGCCGCCCAGGTGGCTGATGGCGTCATGGTGCCCGTGTTGCGCCGTGTGAACGAATTTACCCTGGACGAGTTGCTCGACGAATACAATCGCCTGATTGCCTTGTCCCGCAGCCGCCGTTTGTCGATGGAAGAGCAGACGGGAGGAATCGCTACTGTGACCAACTTCGGCGGATTCGGTTTGACGATGGCGTCTCCGATGCCGATGCCGAGCGAGTCCCTGATTCTGGGGGTGGGCGCCGTGACGAAGGCTCCCGTGTGGAGTGATGAAGTCGAAGCTTTCATTCCGGTATCCAAAGCCAATATCGTCGGTACATTCGATCACCGCGTTATTGACGGCGGCGATGCCGGGAGATTGCTCCGCCGAGTTGCCGAGCTTTTGCAACGTCCTGAATATCTGTAA